The Pandoraea vervacti DNA window GTTGTTCGAACGGGCCAAAGCGTTGAAGGTGACGTACACCGAAGACACGGAGATGCAGGACCGCCACCTGGAAGCACGTCTTGCGCAGATCGATGCGCTGATCGCCGATGTCTCACACGTCTACCTGACCATCGATCTGGACGTGCTGCCCGCGCCGGTCATGCCCGGGGTCTCCGCCCCGGCCGCGTATGGCGTGCCCCTGTCGGTTATCGAGGCCATCGTCACGCACGTGCGACGCTCGGGCAAGCTGCGTGTGGCCGATCTGGCCGAGTACAACCCGCGATTCGACGCTCAGGGCGCGGCGGCCCGGGTCGCCGCCCGTCTCGCCTATCGGTTGCTCTGAACCTCCCAATTTCCCGCCCCCTAATACAAAGTATTAGTTTTTCTTAACATGGTTTTGTTTTAGGGCCTCGCGACCCTACAATCTCCAGAAATGCTTATACCGATGTGTCGCTGTGTGTCGGCAAGGACCGCATCATGTCCTTGCCCACTGTAGACGCGACGCACGTTCTGGAGACATGCCGATGAAGAAACGCGCAGACCTCGACGTCAGATCGTTGCGGATCTTCGAGGCCGTCGCCTCGGCCGGCAGCCTTTCCGGCGCTGCTGAAACGCTTGGCGTCACGCAGTCGGCCATCTCGCAGGCCATCGCGCAAATCGAACAGACGGTCGGCACCCGGGTCCTCGACCGCTCGCGCCGTCCGCTCAAACTCACGCCTGCCGGTCTCGCCCTTTCGCGCCATGCGCGCCAGATCGTGGACGACATGGATCGCCTCATCGCGCAGGTGCAGGACGCCGACGTTGCCAGCCGCGCCGCCGTTCGTGTCGGCATGATCGACTCGTTTGCCGCCACGGTCGGGCCCTCGATCGTTCGCCAGATGTCGGGCAGCACCAGCGAACTGCTGCTCTGGTCCGGCCTGGCCAACGGCCACGCGCAGGCGCTGCTTGCCCGCCAGCTCGATCTCATTGTCACCAGTGATCCGATGCACGACATGGAGCGCCTGGTGCGTCGTCCGATTTTCACCGAGCCGTTCATCGTCGTCGTTCCGAAGTCCCGAGAAGCCGACCTCGCGAACGCCGATCTGAGCGAACTGATTCGCGCATTGCCCCTGATCCGCTTTTCCGGCCGCTCGCATTTCGGCGCCGTCATCGAACGCCACCTGCGTCGTACTGGGCACTCGCCGCGCATGCACCTCGAAATCGATACGTCTGACGTGGTGATGTCGATGGTTGCCGCCGACCTGGGGTTCACCATCGCCACGCCGCTTTGTCTGTTGCAGGGACGCGCGTCGCTGCCACAGGTTGCCGCGCTCCCGCTGCCCGGCCCCGCCCTCTCACGCACGATTTATCAGGTATCGCGCGAGGGCGAGGTCTCGGAGATGGCGTCGCAGTGTTTCCTGGCCGGTCGACTCGCGCTCGCGCAAGAAGCCTTCCCGGAGCTGCGTCGCCTCATGCCCTGGGTGGGCGAGCGTCTGGCGCTTTGCTGATCCACCGCCCGGGGCGCCGGGCCAGATGACTCTCACCTGAAGCGCGCCCACCGTTCAACGCGAACCACACAAAACCTACACAGGAGACACACATGAACCTCTCACGACGCAAATTCCTCCATTCCAGCGCCGCCATGTCGGCGCTCGCAGCCGCGGGCGCTTCGTCCTTCGCGGGTATGGCACGCGCCGCAGACGCCACGACGATTCAGTACGGCGGCTCGGCCTGGCTTGGCCACTATCCGGCCTATCTCGCCATGAAGTCGGGAGCCCTCGCCGCCGCTGGCATCGACCAGCAGTGGCAATCGTTCGGCACGTCGTCGGCGCGCATGAGCGCCGTGCTCTCGGGAGGAATCGACATCGCCTGCACGGGCATCGTGTCGGCGCTCGCCCTCATGGCGCGCGGCTCGAAGCACTTCTCGATCGTGGCGGTGCCGGAGAGCTTCGGCAAGGTCGAAGGGCTGTTCGTGCGCGACGGTGTGAACTCCCTGCAAGACCTCAAAGGCAAAAAGCTGGGCGTGACGTTCGCGTCGAGCGCACATTTGCTCGCGCTGGACCTGCTGGGCAGCGCCGGCCTGTCGAACGACGTCACGGTGCTCAACGTTCCCGCACCCGAACTCCCGGGGGCCATTCAGTCCGGTCAGATCGACGCCGCTGCGGCGTGGACGCCGCAATTCAACCGCATTCGCGCCATGACGGGGATGAAGCTGCTGGCAGACGACACCCAGTTCTCGCTCTACAAGAAGTACAACGTGACGCCGGGTCCCGACGTGCTCATCGTGCGCAACGCGTGGGCGGAGAAGAACGGCGATGCCGTGCGCAAGTACCTGAAGGTTTACTTCGACGCCTGCCAGACGCTGCGCGACAAGCCGGATGAGGCCGCACGCTCGCTGATCGCCCTCACGGGCATGTCCGCCCTCGACCAGATCGAAACGATCAAGGGCGCCGACTGGTACAGCCTCGCGCAGCAGACACAACTGCTGAAGTCGCCCGGCAGCTACGTCGACGGTCTGCAACGGCTGGCCGAAATGCTCGTGACCTACAAGCAGATCGACAAGGCGCCGGCCGTGCGCCAGTGGATCAACACGTCGTACCTGTAAGCCTTCGTGCGCCGGTACGCCCGCCCAACGTTCGATCCCGTACCGGCATACGCCTGAGGAGTCTGATTGTGAATCATCGCCAACCGTCCCGCGCCACCTTGCTGAGCGTGGGATTCGCTTCCGTGGTCGTGTTCCTGCTGGCCTGGGAAGGGGCCTGCCGTACCGGCATCATCGATCCCCTGTTTCTGCCGCCGCCATCCGCCGTCGCGGAGAAAATCGTCGCCATGATGGCCGACGGCACGTTGCTCGCCAACGTCCTCGCGTCCACCCGACGCGTGATGACGGGCTTCATCGCCGCCACGGTCGTGGCCATCCCGCTGGGGATCATGCTGGGCACGTCGAGCTATGCCCGCGCGGCGTTCGATCCCATTCTGTCGTTCCTGCGCCCGCTGCCGTCGATGAGCTGGATTCCGCTCTCGCTGCTGTGGTTCGGGATTTCCGAGACACAGAAGTACAGCATCGTATTCATGGGCACGTTCGCCCCGGCCCTCGTCTACGTGATCGAAGCCACGCGCAACGTCGATCCCCTGCTGATCCGTGCGGCGAAGAATCTCGGGGCAAGCAACTGGCAGGTGATGCGTGAAGTGATCTTGCCCGCCAGCCTGCCGCAGATCCTGTCCGGCCTGAAGATCATTCTCGGCCTGTCCTGGACGTGCGTGATCTCGGCGGAGCTGGTCGCCGCGCGCGAGGGACTGGGCTTTCTCATCATGAACGGCAAGGAATTCTTCCAGACGGAAGTCGTCGTGCTCGGCATGGTGATGATCAGCGTCACAGTACTGGTGACGGATATCGTATTTCGCGCCATCGAGCGCAAAGTATTGAGGTGGCAAGCATGAACGATCGTATCGATTCCCACGCTGACGAGCCGACCGCACGGACCGCGAAGGCCCCGGCAGGCGCCCCAGGAACCGCGCATGCCGGTAGCACCGACACGATGATCGCGATCGACGGCGTGTCCAAGCGTTACGGCAACTTCCAGGCACTGGAGCGCGTGGACATGAACATTGCCCGCGGTGAGTTCGTGGTGTTGTTGGGGGCGTCCGGTTGCGGCAAGTCCACGCTGCTCAATCTGATCACCGGGTTCGACGAACCGACGACCGGCGTGATCCGTGTGAATGGCCGCGAGGTCCGAGGCATCGACCCGCACTGCGGCATGGTCTTCCAGCAGTACGCGCTCTTTCCCTGGCTGAGCGTGCTCGATAACGTTGCCTTCGGCCTGAAGATGAAAGGCATCCACAAGACGACCCGCTACGCCACGGCACGGCGCTACATCGAGATGGTCGGCCTCAAGGGCTTCGAGGACCGCTATCCGAAAGCGCTCTCCGGCGGCATGCGCCAGCGCGTGTCGATTGCGCGGGTGCTGGCCAACGATCCGGATGTCATCCTGCTCGACGAACCGTTTGCCGCACTTGACGCGATGACGCGCCAGGTGCTGCAAGAGGAATTGCTTCAGATCTATCAGAAGAGCGGCAAGACCATCGTCTTCATTACGCACTCCATCGACGAGGCGTTGATGCTCTCGACCCGCATGGTGATCATGAGCGCTCGCCCGGGCCGGGTGGCGTGCGACCTGCCGAACGATCTGCCGATGCCACGCGATGCGCAAGTCCAGCTCTCCGCGCGCTACAACGAACTCAAGTCGCAAATCTGGAACACCGTACAGACCGAAGTGATGCGCAGTCTCGAGAGTCAGGCCGCATAAGGTCGTCTCAGCGCATCATCCGCCGGTAAGCCCCTGCATTTCTATCGTCATGTCCAATCAAGTCAACACTTCCCGCCCGGTG harbors:
- a CDS encoding ABC transporter permease; the protein is MNHRQPSRATLLSVGFASVVVFLLAWEGACRTGIIDPLFLPPPSAVAEKIVAMMADGTLLANVLASTRRVMTGFIAATVVAIPLGIMLGTSSYARAAFDPILSFLRPLPSMSWIPLSLLWFGISETQKYSIVFMGTFAPALVYVIEATRNVDPLLIRAAKNLGASNWQVMREVILPASLPQILSGLKIILGLSWTCVISAELVAAREGLGFLIMNGKEFFQTEVVVLGMVMISVTVLVTDIVFRAIERKVLRWQA
- a CDS encoding LysR family transcriptional regulator → MKKRADLDVRSLRIFEAVASAGSLSGAAETLGVTQSAISQAIAQIEQTVGTRVLDRSRRPLKLTPAGLALSRHARQIVDDMDRLIAQVQDADVASRAAVRVGMIDSFAATVGPSIVRQMSGSTSELLLWSGLANGHAQALLARQLDLIVTSDPMHDMERLVRRPIFTEPFIVVVPKSREADLANADLSELIRALPLIRFSGRSHFGAVIERHLRRTGHSPRMHLEIDTSDVVMSMVAADLGFTIATPLCLLQGRASLPQVAALPLPGPALSRTIYQVSREGEVSEMASQCFLAGRLALAQEAFPELRRLMPWVGERLALC
- a CDS encoding ABC transporter ATP-binding protein, which translates into the protein MIAIDGVSKRYGNFQALERVDMNIARGEFVVLLGASGCGKSTLLNLITGFDEPTTGVIRVNGREVRGIDPHCGMVFQQYALFPWLSVLDNVAFGLKMKGIHKTTRYATARRYIEMVGLKGFEDRYPKALSGGMRQRVSIARVLANDPDVILLDEPFAALDAMTRQVLQEELLQIYQKSGKTIVFITHSIDEALMLSTRMVIMSARPGRVACDLPNDLPMPRDAQVQLSARYNELKSQIWNTVQTEVMRSLESQAA
- a CDS encoding ABC transporter substrate-binding protein; the encoded protein is MNLSRRKFLHSSAAMSALAAAGASSFAGMARAADATTIQYGGSAWLGHYPAYLAMKSGALAAAGIDQQWQSFGTSSARMSAVLSGGIDIACTGIVSALALMARGSKHFSIVAVPESFGKVEGLFVRDGVNSLQDLKGKKLGVTFASSAHLLALDLLGSAGLSNDVTVLNVPAPELPGAIQSGQIDAAAAWTPQFNRIRAMTGMKLLADDTQFSLYKKYNVTPGPDVLIVRNAWAEKNGDAVRKYLKVYFDACQTLRDKPDEAARSLIALTGMSALDQIETIKGADWYSLAQQTQLLKSPGSYVDGLQRLAEMLVTYKQIDKAPAVRQWINTSYL